DNA sequence from the Candidatus Binatia bacterium genome:
CCCGGAGTGGATCAAGGTCAAGGCACCTGGTGGCCCGGCCTTCTTTGCAACCAAGCGCATCGTCAAGGAGCTGCGCCTGCACACCGTTTGCGAGGAGGCGCACTGTCCGAACGTCGGCGAGTGCTGGGGGCACCGAACGGCGACTTTCATGCTGCTCGGCGAAGTCTGCACCCGTAATTGCGCGTTTTGCGCGGTGGTCCATGGGCGCCCAGATCCGGTCGACCCCCTGGAGCCGGCCCGGGTCGCCGAGGGAGTGGTGCAGCTCGGTCTGCGACACGTGGTGGTGACGTCGGTGGATCGGGACGACCTGCCCGATGGCGGTGCCGGGCAGTTCGTGCGCACGGCCCAGGCGATCCGGGCGCGGGTGCCCGAGTGTCGCATCGAAGTGCTGGTGCCCGACTTCCGCCCCGACATCGCTGGGGTCGACTTGGTGGTCGATGCCCCCATTGACATCCTCAATCACAACGTCGAGACAGTGCCGCGGTTGTACAGGCGTGCGCGGCCGGGGGCGTCGTATGCGCGCTCCCTCGAGATCCTCGGTCGGGCCAAGTCGCGGCGGCCCGAGCTACTCACCAAGACGGGCCTGATGTTGGGTCTGGGGGAGGAGCAAGCGGAGGTGCGGTCGGTGCTTCGCGACCTCGTGGGTGTCGGGTGCGACATCCTCACCCTGGGTCAGTATCTGCGCCCGTCGGCGGCACAGATGCCCGTGGCGCGTTATCTGGAGCCGTCGGAGTTCGTAGCGTGGCGCAGCGAGGGGTTGGCCTGCGGCTTTCGGCATGTCGAAGCCGGACCTCTGGTCCGTAGCTCGTACCATGCCTGGACCCACGTGCCCTGAAGTGCGGCACAAGGTGGACACTGCGGACGTTTTCTGCGATGAATTGCCGTCGTGTCAAGCTGTAAAGGCCAAAGGCGGAGACGGTGATGATCAAGCTCTACTACCATGTGGACTGCCCTTACTCGCAGAAGGTGCGGATCGTGCTTGCCGAGAAGGATCTCGAGCACGAACTCGTGCACGTCGACCTCGCGAAGGGGGATCACAAGACGGCCGAGTTCCGCAAGCTGAACCCGCTCGGGAAGGTGCCTGTGCTGGTGGACGAGGACGTCGTGGTGTACGACTCGACGATTATCGACGAGTATCTCGACGAAGAGTATCCGAACCCGTCGCTTATGCCCGAGGATTCCGCCGGTCGGGCTCGCGTGCGACTGCTCGAGGACTTCTGCGACAGCTTCTTTATTCCGCAGACGGTATTCATTCTTACCGAGCTCCACCGTTCGGACGCGGAGCGCGACCAGGAGAAGATTCGGCGGTACTCGGGTGAGATTCAACGTGTCTTGCAATGGCTGGAGCCGCAACTCGCCGGCAAGCCTTTTCTGGTCGGCGATTTCTCTATTGCGGACGCGGCGTTTGCCGGCCGGGCCGTGATCCTGTCGCAACTTGGCGTCGAGATCGATCCCCGTTTGCACAATGTCGCGGCGTGGATCGGGCGGCTTTACGAACGCCCGAGCGTACGCGCACTCGGTGTCTGAGCCGGCGATCCGAATCGGTTTCAAATCCAGAACAAGTAGTTGAATACGGAAACCGGTTCCTGACTCGTTCCGAGCCGGCTGGTTCCGT
Encoded proteins:
- the lipA gene encoding lipoyl synthase — encoded protein: MSVARRHPEWIKVKAPGGPAFFATKRIVKELRLHTVCEEAHCPNVGECWGHRTATFMLLGEVCTRNCAFCAVVHGRPDPVDPLEPARVAEGVVQLGLRHVVVTSVDRDDLPDGGAGQFVRTAQAIRARVPECRIEVLVPDFRPDIAGVDLVVDAPIDILNHNVETVPRLYRRARPGASYARSLEILGRAKSRRPELLTKTGLMLGLGEEQAEVRSVLRDLVGVGCDILTLGQYLRPSAAQMPVARYLEPSEFVAWRSEGLACGFRHVEAGPLVRSSYHAWTHVP
- a CDS encoding glutathione S-transferase family protein; translation: MIKLYYHVDCPYSQKVRIVLAEKDLEHELVHVDLAKGDHKTAEFRKLNPLGKVPVLVDEDVVVYDSTIIDEYLDEEYPNPSLMPEDSAGRARVRLLEDFCDSFFIPQTVFILTELHRSDAERDQEKIRRYSGEIQRVLQWLEPQLAGKPFLVGDFSIADAAFAGRAVILSQLGVEIDPRLHNVAAWIGRLYERPSVRALGV